The DNA region GATCGTTTGGAAATGAAAATACCCGGAACTCCGTTTTGAGCAAAATCGGTCAAACCATCACTCCGGCCTTTAAACCTTTGGGAATCAAAGAAGAAAACTGGCCTGCTACTGTGGGTATTTTTACTGGCTTATTCGCCAAAGAAGCCATTGTCGGTACGCTCGACGCTTTATATCAAGAGTCGTCGACAGAAACAACCGAACTGGATTTATGGCAGTCAACAAAAGAGGCTGCTCAAACCATCCCAGACAATTTTATCGACATGCTGAGTTCATTAGGCGATCCGCTGGGACTGTCTAGTGTTGCCGACGCTGAAACGGTCACCGCAGAGCAAGAGTTACAACAACAAACCCTGACTCAAATGGCTAGCTTGTTTGATGGCCAACTCGGAGCGTTTGCCTATTTAGTACTTATTCTTTTGTACACACCCTGTGTTGCGGTACTCGGTGCGATTAAACGTGAAGCTGGCGCCTTATGGATGTGGACCGTTATCGGCTGGACCTCTTATTTGGCTTATTCATTGTCGACCATCATTTATCAGGCGACCCACTTTTCTAATGCCCCCATTTTCGCGACGGTGTGGATCAGTTTGATGGTGCTTGGTTGGGGAATTTTTGTTTGGCTGCTTAAGCGCATCGGACAAAAAATGAATGCCTCAGATGTGTACGTGGTTAACTTGTCGTAAAAGGCTAAATTGTCGGAACTGTCACCGACTATGATTCATGATCATATATTTCGACGATAAAGGGGATGCCTGGGAATAGTTGTAAACGATATTCCATTCGCCATCCTTCGAGAGCGCTGCTGTAATCAGAAATACTTGAAAAGTCAGACGTAACATCGATTTGCATGGTCAAATGGTGGGTGTCTCCAGCGGGTACGGCAAACCCTTTAATCGCAATACGACTGATAGGCTGTTCGTATTTGTCTAATAAGATTTCCGAGTCTTCAAACACCAAGTCGTATTCA from Pleionea litopenaei includes:
- a CDS encoding nucleoside recognition domain-containing protein, coding for MGIVVAIFSGWLFRKQVFAAKAAPSFIEMPAYHMPVWRNIFLTTWHRLKNFLSRAGKTIVMVVVLLSFLNSIGTDGSFGNENTRNSVLSKIGQTITPAFKPLGIKEENWPATVGIFTGLFAKEAIVGTLDALYQESSTETTELDLWQSTKEAAQTIPDNFIDMLSSLGDPLGLSSVADAETVTAEQELQQQTLTQMASLFDGQLGAFAYLVLILLYTPCVAVLGAIKREAGALWMWTVIGWTSYLAYSLSTIIYQATHFSNAPIFATVWISLMVLGWGIFVWLLKRIGQKMNASDVYVVNLS